One segment of Bacteroides caecimuris DNA contains the following:
- a CDS encoding 2-C-methyl-D-erythritol 4-phosphate cytidylyltransferase, which yields MTETKVYKLHESKQVEDIATLLKIEGIKHNVFEYEEYTAIEVTGTPLEIIRASTIYQQVTTIEL from the coding sequence ATGACAGAAACAAAGGTTTACAAGCTCCACGAGAGCAAGCAAGTAGAAGATATTGCTACCTTGCTAAAGATAGAAGGAATAAAGCATAATGTATTCGAATACGAAGAGTACACAGCAATAGAAGTGACCGGCACACCATTAGAGATAATAAGAGCCTCCACGATATACCAACAGGTTACAACCATTGAATTATAA
- a CDS encoding helix-turn-helix domain-containing protein, producing MNLRIKDVIKEKGMTITELADKMGINRVNLSNMVNGNPTVETLNKIADALCVPVTELFEQPKKDTVSITCPNCGKNINIKVE from the coding sequence ATGAACTTAAGAATTAAAGACGTTATTAAAGAAAAGGGCATGACTATAACAGAGCTTGCCGATAAGATGGGTATTAACAGGGTTAATCTTTCAAATATGGTTAACGGAAATCCTACTGTTGAAACATTGAACAAAATTGCCGATGCCTTATGTGTACCTGTTACCGAACTCTTCGAGCAACCCAAGAAAGATACAGTTTCCATCACCTGCCCCAACTGCGGTAAAAATATCAATATCAAGGTAGAATAA
- a CDS encoding type II toxin-antitoxin system HicB family antitoxin, with protein MKVTVIMEKASDGYYSCFVEEDLSGFGLAGYGDTVEAAKEDMLKAYEEIKEMQTEEGKEVPELEFIYKYDMQSFFNYFSFLNVTKVAELAGINASLMRQYTSGVTTAGQKQYDKIRVAVERISKELSAATF; from the coding sequence ATGAAAGTAACTGTAATCATGGAAAAGGCAAGCGATGGGTATTACTCATGCTTTGTTGAGGAAGATTTGTCCGGCTTTGGTTTGGCTGGATATGGAGATACGGTAGAAGCTGCCAAAGAGGATATGTTGAAAGCGTATGAGGAAATAAAGGAGATGCAGACAGAAGAAGGCAAGGAAGTGCCGGAACTGGAATTTATCTACAAATATGATATGCAATCCTTTTTCAACTATTTCTCATTCTTGAATGTTACTAAGGTTGCGGAGCTGGCGGGTATTAACGCTTCATTGATGAGGCAATATACTTCCGGTGTGACAACAGCCGGACAAAAGCAATACGATAAGATACGGGTGGCAGTGGAACGTATATCTAAAGAACTTTCCGCAGCTACTTTCTAA
- a CDS encoding VRR-NUC domain-containing protein produces MAELESKIQARIIKRLEAEGYYVVKLILTNKPGIPDLLCLKNGKASFIEVKRPEEKPRPLQEYRMNELRNLGFECKVRRE; encoded by the coding sequence ATGGCAGAACTAGAAAGTAAAATACAGGCTCGCATCATCAAACGGTTAGAGGCAGAAGGTTATTATGTGGTTAAATTGATTCTGACGAATAAACCGGGTATTCCTGACCTGCTATGCCTAAAGAACGGGAAAGCATCGTTTATCGAAGTGAAAAGGCCGGAAGAAAAGCCCAGACCTTTACAAGAATACCGGATGAATGAATTAAGAAACCTAGGTTTTGAATGTAAAGTAAGAAGAGAGTGA
- a CDS encoding DEAD/DEAH box helicase family protein, whose protein sequence is MKLREYQNNIAIQAANKLTAFGCCYLSMECRTGKTLTALYAADKFNVKSVLFITKLKAIPSVKNDYIALQPSFKLEVVNFESSHKVTGKYDLVIIDEAHSLGAYPKPSKRTQEIRTICEGLPVLYLSGTPSPESYSQLYHQFWVCSKSPWKSYKSFYKWAKEYVYTRQKRVNGYLINDYSCTNKPKIDNDIRNLFISYSQEQAGFEVNINEHILQVQLEDRTGEYIRRLQNDLVVDINGYTVLGDSPAKLLTKLHQLSSGSVISENGEHLIFDSSKADFVKGYFKDRKIALFYVYQSEAELLQSVFPNWTDSPEEFQASSNKVFISQVRRAREGVRLDTADALIFFNLEFSYLSYEQGKNRLVSKERTSPADVYFLCSDCGIENKILEAVHGKQDFTLSYYGRTRK, encoded by the coding sequence ATGAAACTAAGAGAATATCAAAATAACATAGCTATCCAAGCGGCCAATAAACTAACAGCTTTCGGATGCTGTTACCTATCGATGGAATGCCGGACAGGGAAAACGCTCACGGCTTTATATGCCGCTGATAAATTCAACGTAAAAAGTGTTTTATTCATCACCAAGCTAAAAGCCATCCCCAGCGTAAAAAACGACTATATCGCATTACAACCATCTTTTAAGCTGGAAGTTGTCAATTTTGAAAGCAGCCACAAGGTGACAGGAAAGTACGACCTTGTGATAATTGATGAGGCCCATTCACTGGGAGCATATCCCAAGCCAAGCAAGCGTACACAGGAGATAAGGACCATTTGCGAAGGTTTGCCCGTGCTTTATTTGTCCGGCACACCTTCACCCGAAAGCTACTCACAGCTGTATCACCAATTCTGGGTATGCAGCAAATCACCGTGGAAAAGCTATAAAAGTTTCTATAAATGGGCGAAAGAGTACGTATACACACGGCAGAAGAGAGTAAACGGGTATCTCATAAACGACTACTCATGCACCAACAAACCAAAGATAGACAATGATATTAGAAACCTGTTTATCTCTTACTCCCAGGAACAGGCGGGATTTGAGGTGAATATCAACGAGCACATATTGCAGGTACAGTTGGAAGACAGGACCGGAGAATATATCAGGAGATTACAAAACGATTTGGTTGTAGACATCAACGGCTATACTGTTCTAGGAGATTCACCGGCAAAGCTTTTGACTAAATTACATCAACTATCTTCCGGGAGTGTAATTTCCGAGAATGGCGAGCATTTGATATTTGACAGCAGTAAGGCGGATTTTGTGAAGGGCTATTTTAAAGACCGAAAAATTGCATTGTTTTACGTGTACCAGTCCGAAGCGGAGTTATTACAGTCTGTTTTCCCGAACTGGACGGACAGCCCGGAAGAGTTTCAAGCCTCATCAAATAAAGTCTTTATATCGCAAGTTCGCCGAGCACGTGAAGGTGTGAGACTTGATACAGCAGATGCTTTGATTTTCTTTAATCTCGAATTTAGTTATCTATCATACGAGCAAGGCAAGAACCGCCTAGTTTCAAAAGAGCGCACCAGCCCGGCAGATGTTTACTTTCTTTGCTCTGACTGCGGGATTGAAAACAAGATATTGGAAGCGGTACACGGAAAGCAAGACTTTACACTTTCGTACTATGGCAGAACTAGAAAGTAA
- the istB gene encoding IS21-like element helper ATPase IstB: MTSNNKTSRTVGKNMDRIMELLSKLRFYGMLETYRNDCRTTSSDGMTNDEFLKWLLESEYDYRRNVSIERLIKSANFRYKAYMEKIDYTIKRNLDRNQLERLASLDFIRDGQNVFITGSSGTGKSYIASAIGYEACKNGIKTLYSNASKLMGQLKIAKNKGTIESEMKKIEKCQLLILDDLFLIGLDARERSILMEIIEDRHGLKSIIITSQLPVESWYDAIGDPTVADAILDRIVHTAHKIELTGDSVRKINAKKK, encoded by the coding sequence ATGACAAGTAATAATAAAACAAGCAGAACTGTCGGAAAAAATATGGACAGAATAATGGAACTACTCTCCAAGTTACGTTTTTACGGTATGCTTGAAACATATAGAAATGACTGCAGGACCACATCCTCTGATGGTATGACAAACGATGAGTTTCTTAAATGGCTTCTTGAAAGCGAATATGATTACAGACGCAATGTAAGCATTGAGAGACTGATAAAGTCTGCAAACTTCAGATATAAGGCATATATGGAAAAAATAGACTATACCATAAAACGTAACCTTGACCGTAACCAGCTTGAGAGACTTGCATCTCTTGATTTTATAAGAGACGGACAGAATGTTTTCATCACGGGAAGCTCCGGTACAGGTAAAAGCTATATAGCTTCAGCCATAGGATATGAGGCATGTAAGAATGGAATAAAGACTTTGTATTCAAATGCGTCAAAGCTTATGGGACAGCTTAAAATTGCCAAAAACAAGGGCACTATAGAATCTGAGATGAAAAAAATAGAAAAGTGTCAACTGCTGATTCTTGACGATCTGTTTCTTATAGGACTGGATGCCAGGGAAAGGTCAATCCTTATGGAAATAATAGAAGACAGACACGGATTAAAATCAATCATAATAACATCACAACTTCCTGTCGAAAGCTGGTATGATGCAATTGGTGATCCTACAGTAGCTGACGCAATCCTGGACAGAATTGTACATACAGCACACAAGATTGAACTTACCGGGGATTCTGTAAGAAAGATTAATGCTAAAAAGAAATAG
- the istA gene encoding IS21 family transposase: MKIRIKHILRCYQSGMSIRGISSSLLVSRNTVKRYIRIYEDMGIELERLLKMDEQHLHELFGTETDKESSGSAEYKYLQERIPDYMKRLKVRGTTRRSLYEEYLKNRPQGYSYCSFCLYIRREREVKIPVGRIDHIAGDQMYVDFAGDKLYLSYERTGNKVPVEVFAAILPCSQITYYEAVPSQKKEHLIQACENAFHYFGGVPNAIVPDNLRSAVTKPGGVEPVINDDFAAFADHYGCVVFPARVRKPKDKALVENAVRLLYREVYSKMTGLKFNDLEALNIEIMKHTDALNSRKMYNRNYSRRERFLEVEKDRLHTLPATKFISKSRKTATVMRNSYVSLNNHYYSVPKEYIGDTVELLYDGDTVEIYHKFRHITTHRKDDTPFTYSEKPSHKLSGVPHEYRIRMDDIYRKACGIDPVLEEYIKRVAVAKKYPVQAVRSADGILSLVERFGHDRVVLSCQVAMEFGMFGYNELESILVNREDEKYHVQMEGQAPELTPKHRNLRGKDYFNSKNMDKNDK, translated from the coding sequence ATGAAAATAAGAATCAAGCACATACTGCGGTGTTATCAGTCAGGAATGAGTATCCGCGGTATCAGTTCTTCTCTCCTTGTTTCACGTAATACAGTCAAACGTTATATCCGTATATACGAAGATATGGGTATAGAACTTGAGCGTCTGTTGAAAATGGACGAGCAGCATCTGCATGAGCTTTTCGGTACGGAGACTGACAAAGAATCGTCTGGATCTGCAGAGTATAAGTATCTTCAAGAACGTATACCTGATTACATGAAACGACTTAAGGTCCGTGGGACAACAAGAAGGTCCTTGTATGAGGAATATCTTAAAAATCGTCCACAAGGTTACAGCTACTGTTCTTTTTGTTTGTATATCAGACGAGAAAGGGAAGTAAAGATTCCTGTTGGACGCATAGATCATATAGCCGGTGATCAGATGTATGTGGATTTTGCCGGTGACAAACTTTATCTCTCATACGAAAGAACAGGCAATAAGGTTCCCGTAGAAGTATTTGCCGCCATACTTCCATGCAGCCAGATTACCTATTACGAGGCTGTACCATCACAAAAGAAAGAACACCTTATCCAGGCATGTGAAAATGCTTTCCATTATTTTGGAGGTGTCCCCAATGCCATAGTTCCAGACAACCTGAGATCAGCCGTAACAAAGCCTGGAGGTGTTGAACCTGTAATCAATGACGACTTTGCTGCATTTGCAGACCATTATGGATGTGTTGTCTTCCCGGCAAGAGTACGAAAGCCTAAAGACAAAGCTCTGGTTGAGAATGCTGTAAGACTGCTCTACAGGGAGGTGTATTCAAAGATGACGGGATTGAAATTCAATGATCTTGAAGCCTTGAACATAGAAATAATGAAGCATACGGATGCGTTGAACAGCCGAAAGATGTACAATCGCAACTACAGCCGTCGGGAACGTTTCCTCGAGGTCGAGAAAGACAGGCTGCATACATTGCCGGCAACAAAATTTATATCAAAAAGCCGGAAAACGGCAACTGTCATGAGAAACAGTTATGTATCGCTTAACAATCACTATTACAGTGTTCCTAAAGAGTATATCGGCGATACTGTAGAATTACTGTATGATGGGGACACAGTGGAGATATATCATAAGTTCAGACACATAACGACACATCGAAAGGATGATACACCTTTCACTTATTCAGAAAAACCGTCCCACAAACTTTCGGGAGTGCCACATGAATACAGAATCAGAATGGATGATATATACCGCAAGGCATGTGGAATTGATCCGGTATTGGAAGAGTACATAAAGCGTGTGGCCGTTGCCAAGAAATATCCGGTCCAGGCCGTACGTTCAGCCGATGGCATATTAAGTCTTGTGGAGCGTTTCGGACATGACAGGGTGGTTCTTTCATGTCAGGTGGCAATGGAATTCGGTATGTTCGGATACAACGAACTTGAAAGTATTCTGGTAAACAGGGAAGATGAGAAGTATCATGTACAGATGGAGGGACAGGCTCCAGAACTTACCCCCAAACACAGAAATCTCAGAGGCAAGGATTATTTTAACTCTAAAAACATGGATAAAAATGACAAGTAA
- a CDS encoding type II toxin-antitoxin system HicA family toxin, translating into MKYNQFFAELTAAGCYVLRHGANHDIWYSPKTGNKFALSRHGKQEVPTGMERKARKVLLGE; encoded by the coding sequence ATGAAGTACAATCAGTTTTTTGCGGAACTTACCGCAGCAGGTTGTTACGTTCTCAGGCATGGGGCAAACCATGATATTTGGTATAGCCCTAAAACGGGAAACAAATTTGCTTTGTCAAGGCACGGCAAACAAGAAGTACCTACCGGAATGGAACGTAAAGCAAGAAAGGTTCTTTTGGGGGAATAA
- a CDS encoding helix-turn-helix domain-containing protein encodes MRNLQLAFARQYRRFTQTGLAAKVPGLSQSNLSNYEKGLGTLSDDLLERIMSVLNFPFGFLDLKIVNNVDCKHYRKKASVKAQDRDKIDRFISLSAYCFDWMAEFVDFPDFKFKYIDVDSGTTPEEIALYVRRQFSLGIAPIENICNFLERNGIPIFFWDCECDEFDGVSLITDRGNHLIILNKNMSNDRKRFSLAHELGHIIMHQCYDFFIPEVRNKEKEANRFAAEFIMPSQGIKGSLMNIKFSNLPTLKAYWLTSMASIIYRAKTLGQIDDVKYIMLRNELSRRAWLKTEPYDVFLDEPIVIKKAYSLITESVGYENEQISRLCKIPLDVVEEVFNFQSKIISLKLKVS; translated from the coding sequence ATGAGAAATTTGCAACTGGCTTTTGCACGCCAATATAGAAGATTTACACAAACTGGTCTTGCCGCAAAGGTTCCCGGTTTATCACAGTCCAACTTATCTAATTATGAAAAAGGACTTGGAACGCTATCTGACGATCTTCTTGAGCGGATTATGTCCGTTCTGAATTTTCCTTTTGGTTTTCTTGATTTAAAGATTGTAAATAATGTGGACTGCAAGCACTATCGAAAAAAAGCAAGTGTAAAGGCTCAAGATAGGGATAAAATAGACCGGTTTATTTCACTTTCAGCATATTGCTTTGATTGGATGGCTGAATTTGTTGATTTCCCAGATTTTAAATTTAAATATATCGATGTTGATTCTGGAACGACTCCCGAAGAAATAGCTTTGTATGTGCGTAGACAGTTTTCTCTTGGCATTGCACCAATAGAAAATATATGTAATTTCTTGGAAAGAAATGGTATACCCATATTTTTCTGGGATTGCGAATGTGACGAATTCGATGGTGTTTCTTTGATAACTGACAGAGGGAATCATCTTATTATTCTTAATAAGAATATGAGTAATGATAGAAAAAGGTTTAGCTTGGCTCATGAACTTGGACATATAATTATGCATCAATGTTATGACTTTTTTATACCAGAAGTCCGTAATAAGGAAAAAGAAGCAAATCGTTTTGCTGCAGAGTTTATTATGCCTTCGCAAGGCATAAAAGGTTCACTTATGAATATAAAATTCAGTAATCTTCCTACTCTTAAAGCATATTGGCTAACATCTATGGCTTCAATCATATATAGGGCTAAAACCTTAGGGCAAATAGACGATGTCAAGTATATTATGCTTCGGAATGAACTGAGTCGTAGAGCATGGCTAAAGACTGAACCTTATGACGTGTTTCTTGATGAACCAATTGTTATAAAAAAAGCATATAGCCTAATCACCGAAAGCGTTGGATATGAAAACGAACAAATATCAAGACTCTGTAAAATACCATTGGATGTTGTAGAGGAGGTGTTTAATTTCCAATCGAAAATTATTTCATTAAAATTGAAAGTGTCATAG
- a CDS encoding helix-turn-helix domain-containing protein: protein MRIKEVCKEKGITVSQLAEKMGIKQESLSRAINGNPTLETLERIANALEVDITELFAPSSSGGIIGVIRIRDTNYNINSVSDLSRLLDRIESGEIVL, encoded by the coding sequence ATGAGAATAAAAGAAGTATGTAAAGAAAAAGGCATCACAGTGAGCCAACTTGCGGAAAAGATGGGTATTAAGCAAGAAAGTTTAAGCCGGGCTATCAATGGAAATCCAACGCTTGAAACACTGGAAAGGATTGCCAATGCTTTAGAGGTTGATATTACAGAGCTGTTTGCACCTTCTTCTTCCGGTGGTATTATTGGAGTAATCCGCATAAGAGATACCAATTACAATATAAATAGCGTATCGGACTTGTCCCGGTTGCTGGATAGAATAGAAAGCGGAGAAATCGTTTTATAA
- the fic gene encoding protein adenylyltransferase Fic has translation MNTNEIDKLSLAKAHALFETGDIDRIEVGTVKGLCDIHRYLFEGLYSFAGKIRTLNIAKGNFRFANCMYLDVMLPVIEKMPETTFEEIVAKYVEMNIAHPFMEGNGRTMRIWLDMILKKRLGMVIDWQNVDKVLYLQAMERSPINDLELRTLLHQRLTNRVDDREVIFKGITQSYYYEGYEPQ, from the coding sequence ATGAATACAAATGAAATAGATAAGTTGAGCCTTGCAAAAGCTCATGCTTTGTTTGAGACTGGAGATATAGACCGTATCGAGGTAGGAACCGTAAAAGGATTGTGTGACATACACCGCTATCTGTTTGAGGGATTGTATAGCTTTGCCGGAAAGATACGTACTTTGAATATAGCAAAGGGGAACTTTCGTTTTGCCAACTGCATGTATCTTGATGTGATGCTCCCGGTAATAGAAAAGATGCCGGAAACGACATTTGAGGAAATCGTTGCTAAATATGTGGAGATGAATATCGCTCATCCGTTTATGGAAGGTAACGGTCGTACTATGCGCATTTGGCTTGATATGATTCTGAAAAAACGTCTTGGCATGGTGATTGATTGGCAGAATGTGGATAAGGTTCTCTATTTGCAAGCTATGGAAAGAAGCCCGATTAATGATCTGGAACTGCGAACTTTGTTACATCAAAGATTAACCAACCGAGTAGATGATAGAGAAGTTATATTCAAGGGTATTACACAATCGTACTATTACGAAGGTTATGAGCCTCAGTAG
- the rhuM gene encoding RhuM family protein: MKNGEIVIYKSEDGHIKVDVLFEGETVWLTQAQICELFGKSKSTISEHIKNIFEEGELNIDSVVRNFRTTASDGKEYDTNYYNLDVIISVGYRVKSHQGTQFRIWATQRLREYIIKGFTLNDERFTSGSSMNYFKELLDRIRQIRLSERVFYQQVKDIYATSIDYDPSDEMTLTFYKEVQNKLLWAVSGKTAAELIYYRSNATLPMMGLTSTSKPGKVTKADVLIGKNYLNEEEIGVLKLIVEQYLAYAETQALQHKPMYMKDWIDKLRMVLTMNEKTILECAGTISHELAVKKVGQEYAQYKEAQKRLEHLNSIKELDEDIKKIAHKKKPSK; the protein is encoded by the coding sequence ATGAAAAACGGAGAAATAGTAATATACAAATCGGAAGACGGACATATTAAGGTTGATGTTTTGTTTGAAGGAGAAACGGTTTGGTTAACCCAAGCGCAAATATGCGAGTTGTTTGGAAAATCTAAATCAACCATTAGTGAGCATATTAAAAATATTTTTGAGGAAGGAGAATTGAATATTGATTCAGTAGTTCGGAATTTCCGAACAACTGCATCTGATGGAAAAGAATATGATACCAACTATTACAACCTTGATGTAATTATATCTGTTGGTTATCGTGTTAAATCCCATCAAGGTACACAGTTCCGTATTTGGGCAACGCAACGACTACGGGAATATATCATTAAAGGATTTACATTAAACGATGAGCGATTTACTTCCGGTTCTTCCATGAACTATTTTAAAGAACTTTTAGATAGAATCAGACAGATAAGGCTATCAGAGCGGGTTTTCTATCAACAGGTGAAGGATATTTACGCTACAAGTATAGATTATGATCCGTCCGATGAGATGACATTGACATTTTATAAGGAAGTACAAAATAAACTTCTTTGGGCTGTAAGCGGGAAAACGGCCGCAGAACTCATATACTATCGTTCTAATGCTACGCTACCCATGATGGGGCTTACTTCCACTTCAAAACCGGGAAAAGTAACGAAGGCTGATGTACTTATTGGCAAAAACTATTTGAATGAAGAAGAAATAGGCGTGTTGAAGTTGATAGTAGAACAATATCTAGCTTATGCGGAAACACAAGCTTTACAACACAAGCCAATGTATATGAAAGATTGGATAGATAAATTAAGAATGGTATTAACTATGAACGAAAAAACAATCTTAGAATGTGCAGGTACCATATCCCATGAACTGGCGGTTAAAAAAGTAGGTCAAGAGTATGCCCAATACAAGGAAGCCCAAAAAAGATTAGAGCATTTGAATAGCATTAAAGAATTAGATGAGGATATAAAGAAAATCGCTCATAAAAAGAAACCATCAAAGTAG
- a CDS encoding Fic family protein — translation MNEDLKLLLDKADTLKGELSALRPLPEDALQKIQDALDIEYTYESNRIEGNTLTLQETALVVNEGVTISGKSMREHLEAINHSEAIDYIKDIAKKDIEISERTIKEIHALILHGIDRENAGKYRTVPVMISGSTHMPPQPYLIQKQMEDFMIKFRQMEEEKVHPVLIAAYLHDELVRIHPFIDGNGRTSRLLMNLYLLRNGYTLVTLKGSNEDKISYYKALEGSHTENKPEAFQKLVVEAEIASLQRYLSIMQ, via the coding sequence ATGAATGAAGATTTAAAACTGTTGTTAGATAAAGCTGACACACTCAAAGGGGAGTTATCCGCTTTACGTCCATTACCGGAAGATGCGCTGCAAAAGATACAGGATGCCTTGGATATAGAATATACTTACGAAAGTAACCGGATCGAAGGTAATACCCTTACATTACAGGAAACCGCATTAGTAGTAAATGAAGGAGTTACCATATCCGGCAAGTCTATGCGTGAACATCTGGAGGCTATCAATCATAGCGAGGCTATTGATTATATCAAAGATATAGCGAAGAAGGATATAGAGATAAGTGAACGTACTATCAAAGAAATACACGCTCTTATCTTGCACGGAATAGACCGTGAAAATGCCGGGAAATACCGTACCGTTCCCGTTATGATTTCCGGTAGTACCCACATGCCGCCTCAGCCTTATTTGATACAGAAACAAATGGAGGATTTTATGATAAAGTTCCGGCAGATGGAAGAAGAAAAAGTACATCCGGTACTTATAGCCGCATATCTTCACGACGAACTTGTACGTATTCATCCGTTTATTGATGGAAACGGGCGAACGTCACGTTTATTGATGAATCTTTATCTTTTACGGAATGGGTATACATTGGTTACTTTAAAAGGCAGCAATGAGGATAAAATAAGCTATTATAAGGCACTGGAAGGATCTCACACAGAGAATAAGCCGGAAGCCTTTCAAAAGCTTGTTGTTGAGGCCGAAATAGCCTCTTTACAAAGATATTTATCTATAATGCAATAG